The segment tggctagccatatgtagaaagctgaaactggattccttccttacaccttatacaaaaattaattcaagatggattaaagacttacatgttagacctaaaaccataaaaaccctagaagaaaacctaggcaataccattcaggacataggcatgggcaaggatttcatgtctaaaacaccaaaagcaatggcaacaaaagccaaaattgacaaatgggatctaattaaactaaagagcttctgcacagcaaaagaaaccaccatcagagtgaacaggcaacctacagaatgggagaaaatttttgcaacctgctcatctgacaaagggctaatatccagaatctacaatgaactcaaacaaatttacaagaaaaaaaacaaacaaccccatcaaaaagtgggcgaaggatatgaacagacacttgtcaaaagaagacatttatgcagccaaaatcacatgaaaaaatgctcatcatcactggccatcagataaatgcaaatcaaaaccacaatgagataccatctcacaccagttagaatggcaatcattaaaaagtcagaaaacaacaggtgctggagaggatgtggagaaataggaacacttttacactgttggtgggactgtaaactagttcaaccattgtggaagtcggtgtggcgattcctcagggatctagaactagaaataccatttgacccagccctcccattattgggtatatacccaagggattataaatcaggctgctataaagacacatgcacacgtatgtttattgcggcactattcacaatagcaaagacttggaaccaacccaaatgtccaacaatgatagactggattaagaaaatgtggcacatatacaccatggaatactatgcagccataaaaaaggatgagttcatgtcctttgtaggaacatggatgaagctggaaaccatcattctcagcaaactatcgcaaggacaagaaaccaaacaccacatattctcactcctaggtgggaattgaacaatgagaacacatggacacaggaaggggagcatcacacaacggggactgttgtgggttgggggagaggggagggatagcattaggagatatacctaatgaaatgacgagttaatgggtgcagcacaccaacatggcacatgtatacatatgtaacaaacctgcacattgtgcacatgtaccctaaaacttaaagtataataataataaaaacaagaaaaaaaaagagatacgtaatagagaagaaaaataaaccgTTTTTATATACACTATTTGTACGTTAATTATAAACCGTGGCAGTAAAAGCTTTCCGAACATTGgcaagaaaagctgaaaaattgTTGGTCTTCCTTACATTCTCTTGAAATTCTGCTAGGCCCTCAAGATGAGGGGCACTATCTGacactagaaaaaaagaaagaaatcaaagacaatTAGAATGAGTTTTTTTATGGCAGAGAAGTATTTCTAATCTAGATGCTCTCATCTGGTTTGAATGTCAATTCCATCTTAATGAAATTCTTTGAGCAAAAAAGGATACACTTGATTTTCCTATGCCAAATATCTTTTGGACCTTTCCTTCGTTTAATCTCTAAATATTCAAATCTTAAGTACTATAATCTTGCTTTAAATTCAAACAGATGGCACTCAAGGATCGAAGAGTTTAGTGACACAGAATGACCCTGCCCATCATCTTAaacttatatattttgttttaactatttaaactttttttttaaaactgttaagTCATTTTTATCTGCAAAACTTTGGTCTGACTGACTTTTCATTTCTGACcactggaattaaaaaaaaaaaaaggaacaattttctttttttttgagacagattcttgatTTGTCACCAAGCCTGgaagtacagtggtgagatcccagctcactgcaaactctgcctcctggcttcaagcaattcttttgcctcagctttctgagtagctgggattataggtaacatgtccagctaacttttgtattttcagtagaggcagggtttcaccatgttacccaagctagtcttgaattcctgacctcaagtgatccgcctgcctctgcctcccaaagtgctgggattacaggcgtgagccgccatgcccagcctgaaaaaaGAACAGTTTTCAATGCCCAGCCTTAATAACTTACAATTATGAAAGAAATATCTAGAATTTTCCAAGTGAAATGGCAGGCATTAGAAAATGTGGTTGCTATTCCAAGAGTGGTATTTACAGGGGCTATTAATCAAATGAGACTCAAGGTCACGAATAACAGTATTGTCCTTGTATGTAGTTGTACCAGCTGGTACACTGGGACAAGTCTCCAGTGAAGGtggtcaaaggaaaagaaattcacCCATTATCAGATTTCCAGCTCTCTTGTACAGATTGCTTAGGAAACAAGGTCCATGACCACAGCAGAGAAACAACAGCAAAGGGCATCTTGTCCAAAATGTATCCTGTATATTCTATTTTAATATACTATCATGTACTATCAGATTATACCATAAGAGAATATCCAATTTAGAGAAAATTGAAAAGCTAGATAAGAGGTTTTTGgggcttgctttttaaaatctagcACTAATTAGATTGGAAGATATTTATCTagagagaaaaaaacccaaacatctGTATAAGAAATCAGATTCTCAAAATATTAATTCCCCAGAAATAGGAACTGAGTCACCAGGGCACAGCGCTGTGCCAGCTCAGCAGTTCACCTGAGTGTCTGTCAGCTACAAAGGCTTTAAGATGATAGCATAGGTGTAATGAGCTGAGAACCATTTTTATGAATTCCAATAAATTAAGGATTACTTGTACAGGGGCATTAGAAGAATAAACAAgagataaatatatttctattctcTTCTTGTTCACATTATTATCAATGATATATATTCCTTATAAATCAAAGGCCTTTTGGCCAGCTGCAGAATCAGTAACTAACCTTTATTATCAATGTGTGAGATTTGCAGGATTCgtatttcaaaaatgtatttttgggaaaataaattgttaattCTGGTGACtttacatttgattttaaaatcatCTACTTGGATAAATTCTAATATTCACATTTAAGCAGCCATTTTCTTTAAAgcttcaccttttaaaaaagttatctaAAGGGACAATTCATATTTGCACATAAATGCAATGATCTTTGTTTTTAGATTGTTCAGACACTGTGGCACTGTGCCATCCTGAAGAGATGCTACTTATTAAGGATCTTAGACAATATCTATTAATCAAGACTATATTCACTTCCTTTAGAAGACTATACTCCAAGAAGCAAGACTGAAAAAGGAAGCAATAGAGTCTGGAGCTATTACTTTCCTCCATATTACTTTATATGCTGattgaaataacattttggaaCGCCAATCTTAAATACCAGTTAGGAGATATTAGTACATACCTTCATAGTCCCTTGCTTCATTGAGATGCAAGGAAAACATAAATGGGCTCTCAGGATTCTTAGGGTCAATATTAGTGAAAATAAACTGCAATTTCTCACCTGAAAAGAGATTAAACTATTTAGTGTGTCAAAGCTTTCAATGGAGATACCCTTTCTTACTCCATCTTTGATCAATATCTGCACTGCTAAGTATATACAGTCATGTAACCAACATTTCCAAATGCAGAAGTTACAAATtcgttttaaaatatattatagttTCAATATGACATCAAAAATACagtcaacaaaagaaaaactagataaattggactttgttaaaattaaaaacttttgtccttcaaagaacactatcaagagaagaaaagacaacctaaagaatgggagaaaatatttgcaatcattTATCTGATAAAGGTTGAATACACAGAATGTATTCAAAACTCCTGCAACTAAAAACCACCCAATTCAATAATGGGCAAAAAATCTGAaaggacatttctccaaagaatatataaaaatggccattaagtacacaaaaagatgctcaacatcattagtcattatgtAAATGCAAGccgaaactacaatgagataccatttcatactcAGTAGgatggcaaataaataaatggaaaataacagtgttggtgaggatgtggagaaactggaaccctagtacattgctggtagaaatgtaaaatggtacagccactgtgaaaaacagtttggcagatcctcaaaaagtttaaatacagaattacaatatgacccagcaattccactcctaagtatagAGCTGAAAGAATTGAAAACGGAGACTCAAGTAGATAACTGTAtgccaatgttcatagcagcattatgcatagtagccaaaaagtggaaataacccagtgcccaccaacagatgaatggatatagtatacacatacaatggaacattgttcagccataaaatggaatgaactTGGCTGCTGTGGTCTTTTTTATGATTCACTAGGAGAACTCATAGGATTCACTCAGCAGCATATGGCCATACTCAGGGCTATGACTTATTACAGCAGAAGGATATAGcgaaatcagcaaagggaaaaggtaCATGGAGTAAAGTCCAAGGAGAACCAGGCATAAGCTTCCAGAACCTCTAATGAGCTTCCTGGTAGACAACACTTCACGTGTGTTGTCACAATTTGATGCTGAAGGAATTAGCACATCCTGTTTGACTCTACTGGGTTAGGACTCTTGAAAGCTTGTGCCAGGTTTCCTGTAGACTTTGCCCCACGTGCTATTGTTTCTTTGCTGATTCTGTTCTGTATCCTTTTGCTGCAGTAAATCTTAGCTATGAATATGACTATATGCTAATTCCTTCAAGTGAATCAACAAACCTGAGAGTGATCTTGGGAAGCCCAGACACAACAGACATTGCCATACATTAGCGATGTACATGTGATATACATGCAACAGGCATCAAAATATTCATGTGTTTTAGCCTAGTAATTCCTCTCTGGGAAACAATTCTATGAAAAACCATACAAAGAAAATGGGAAAGTCTATGCTCACTGGTTTACAATAGTCCCCCTTTATCCACCGGGAAgaaatatgttccaagaccccaaCAGATGCCTGAAACCATAGATAGTACCAAACACTATGTaaacagatgctccttgacttacaatggcGTTATGTGCCAATAAACACATCAAAAGTCAAAAACATTGTAAGgcaaaaatgcatttaacaccCTGATAAACTgattataaagtcaaaaaattgtaagttgaacTATCATAAGTCAGGGACTGTCCATACTATGTATTTTCCTATACAttcatacctatgataaagtttatgtTGTAAATTAGGCACagaaagagattaacaacaactaataataaaacagaacaattacAACaacatactgtaataaaagttatatgaatgtaGCTTCTCTCCCTCTCACAATATCTTATTGTACCATACTCATCCATTTAATATCATCAGACCACGGTTGAACATGGGTAACAGAAACCGTGAATAAGTGGGGATGACTGtatttctaaaactgaaaaaaatggcAGAATCCAAATGTTGGTAGAAGCAAAATATGTGCTAAACAATAGGTAAATGGTTGAATAAATTATGCTATATTAATAGAATGAATTATTACATCACTACTTAAAAATTACCATTATGAAGACTACAGCAACTGAGGAAATGCTCAGAATACAATGCTGATAGGAAGAAcaaaaattatttgcatgttGACAATCATgccaaaaatacatttattaaaataccGAATGATAAATAACTACAGCATCAGTAGCTACATtaggataatttaaaaattgtaattttttcctattttctaaaaAGTTAATGTGGTCATTAttttagttgaaaatatttttaaaattttcctctaCTTAAGAAAAGCCATACTTTTGTAAtctcctatattttatttatattaacaaaCTTACCATAAATTTTTCGAATTTCTAGTCCAAGTCGATCTTTATACAAGTCTGCAGATTTCTGCAGCCTTTTCAACCTCTCTGCATTCGCTTTATTAGCAGTAGAAATAGCtgattaaaaaacacacacaatattaaatgttttaaataatagcaAATTAATGCTcactgagttaattttttaaacttaaaatcaaCTATAAAATGATGCCAAGCCTATAAATCTGCTTCCATTTATTGTTTCTATATCTACCAGTTGGCTAAAAGAAGCTTCTGTTCATTCAAGTTGGAAGGAAAAACTGCTCAGGAAAATGTATACAGACAGTGAGAAGAATAAGCCTTGTCTTACTTTATTATGTAGTAGCATAAGTAAATAGGCCAGGGATTTGTATGGCTGGCATAGAAATAGACTTCATTTATACTACTGTGCTTTTTTTCTAGATAACCAATTGCTTCATGGGAAAATGTTCTCTTCCTTTAACATAACTATTTCTTATGAGAGGTCAGCCTTATTTCATGCtagtttagttttttcttttttcttttttttaagttagcacAATAGTCCCTAAATATACTTTAAAGTAGCACAATAGTCCCTaagtaatgagaaaaataatttcacaatTTAGACTTGGATAAGAACTCCACAAGAAAAAGCATTTACAAAACAAACTTTGCTATTTTCAGATTTGAAGAATAGATTACCTAGTTTGTGAGCAAACAAGGCTCCTTTCTAAAAGATGCATTCATTTGAATATGAAAGTTCTTTATACATAAGAGATTTTGCAGCATAAAAAGAACGCTTAACATTACCTGGCAGAGAATgtatggtcaataaatatttgttgcataaaGTACACTATGGCTTGTCCAAAGCAAATTTTATTCAGGGACACCATTTCTCACTCTGCTTAATTAAAACCTCCTATCAATTTCATTATTActgattatattaaaaataacaagagaAGGCCCTTTAagtaagacaaaagaaaataaaacccagtTAGTTAACTTTAATGACATCTTGCAGAGATGAGTGGCTGGTTATGCCCTGCGGTACTGTAATCCATTTTTAGCAATGAACTGGAACAGGCAAGATGTACTTAATAAAGGTGAACCGTCACCACTTTCCATTTTAGATCAGTATGTTTATAAGAGGAAACTTACTTTCCTTCTTCCTAGAATATTCTTCCTTAAGATCCTGGATATTTGCAGTCAGTACTTCCAATTCCTGCTTTTTGCCTTTTACTTCAGCAATCAATTTTAACAAGttatcctttttttcttgaaTGAGCTTATTTTGCTTGCTGATCTCTGTAAGAAGCACAAGGTATTAGCTAGAATATGCTTGGCTCTCTGACATGTATCTAAGAAAAGGCCAAAGTTTACTGACTTTCATAAAGATTAATAAAGAATGTTTTGACTGATAAGCATTTTCTAATgattcaaaattataaaagacaaaaaagaaaaaaaacctaatcTATTCTTTCctactcatctttaaaaaaaatgagacagaaaagctTCTTAAAATGAGAATACCAAATtaaatcaagaaacagaaaatcaaaagatCATGACCCTTGCAGCTCCCCACTCCAAAtaagcacagaaataaaaactaccaacaAAGATAACTAaactctattatttattttatttttatatttttttgaaacagggtctcactgttgcccaggctggaatacagtggcacaatcactactcattgcagcctcccaccttagcatccctagtacctgggactacaggcacacaccacatcatgcctggctgatttttaaatttttttgtctcactatgttgcccaggctagtctcaaactcttaggctcaagcaatcctcctacctcagcctctcaaagtgctgggattaccagtgcaagccaccacgcctggccaacaacCAAACTCTAGAAGATGGTTTTAAACAGTGCTTTGAGGAAAAGCCTCACTCTAATGCTATATAAATTATTCCGGAACATaccaaaagacagaaataagtGAAGGAAGACAGGTGGGCAGGCAAAGCTTACAATGTAAGCATAATTCTAaagctaaaacaaaaaattaaagatagcaCTTGCCCTCTACCCACAACTATATAAACTAATCTCACTTAAAAACATAGGTGCaaagatgctcaataaaatattaagttacattaaaaataatccaCTAAGAGCAAATATAGTTTATACCAAGGATTTTACATAGTGAAGGTGTAATATTAGGAAAATCCATCACATGAATAAGAATTGAAGAGACATTTCATATGAATTCAGCATCCACTCCTGACTATTCTTAACTATAAATGGAAGGACATTTAACATGATAGAAACAAATCAAAAACCTTTCAAAtctcataatatatatttggcatttccaaaaggaataaaatagatgCCAGTTAGCACTGTTATTTAATATTTCCCTAGAAGTTTCTGGCCAAGATAAGATATTTAGCTGGTAAAACTATAAGGAAAAAACAAGAACTATTTTTCATTATATGTAGACAATAGACATCTATCTAGAATACTCAGAAAAATCTACTGAAAACCTATCAGAATTTGTGGTACTACACACCAAAAAAATCAATAGTTTTTGTACATAACACCAGTGATTAATACATAGGTAAGAATAGATATTTATACTAATATTAATAGCTGCAATATtcgtttttgttctttgtttttattggttttattagTTTTTGCTATTCTGTGCTATTTTTAAGTACTGGCATACGTTGGAGATATTGCAAGTTCTATTCCAGATCACTGTGATAAAGCGAATATTgccataaagcaagtcacacaaatgttttggtttcccagtacatagaaaagttattttacactatattgtagtctattacgcgtgcaatagcattatggctaaaaaacaaatgtacatatcttaattaaaaatattttattgctaaaatatgctaataatcatctgagccttcagcaagtcctaAACTTTTGCAGggggagggtcttgccttgatgttgatggctgctgactgatcagagtgGTAGCTGCttaaggttggggtggctgtggcaatttattATAATAGgacaacaataaagtttgctGCATTAATCaactctttcatgaaagatttctctgcagCATACAATGATGTTTGACAGCATTTACCCCTGGTAGAACtgttttcaaaattggagtcagtcttctcaaaccctgctgctactttatcaactaagtttatataatagtctaaatcctttgttgtcagttaaacaatgttcacagcatcttcaccaggagtggattccattccataaaaccactttctttgcttatccataagaagcaactccttatccattcaagttttatctgAGATGGCAGCAATTcggtcacatcttcaggctccacttctaaatCTAGGTCTCTTGtgatttccaccacatctgtagTTACTTTCTCCATTGAAGTCttgaacctctcaaagtcatccatgagggttaaaatcaacttcttccaagctcttgttcatgttgatattttgacctcttcctgtgaatcatgaatgttctatggcatctagaatggtgaatcctttctctggaaggttttcaatttattttgcccaGATCTATCAGAGTTAATCACTATTTGGGTAGCTATAaccttatttcttaaataatgagacatgaaagtcaaaattaccccttgatccatgggctgcagaatggatgttgtcttagtaggcatgaaaacaacactaATCTCCATCAGCGCTCTTGAGTGACCAGATGCACTGTTAATgagcagaaatattttgaaagccaTCTTTTTTCCTGAGCAGAAGGCCTCAACAGTGGgcctaaaatattcagtaaactatgCTATACACACatgtgctgtcatctaggctttgctattccatttatagaacataggcagagtagatttagtataattcttaagggccctaggatttggGGAATGGCAAGTGAGCAcaggcttcaacttaaagtcaccaggtGCATTAGTCACTAAAGAGTCAGCCTGTCTTTGAAGCTTCAAAGCAGgccttgacttctctctagctatgaaagtcctagatggcatcttcttccaatagaaaacTGCTTTTTCATCTACATCAAAAATCCGTTCTTTAATGATCTGTTCattcaatgatcttagctagataacttgctgtagcttctacATTAGCACTTCTGCTtcatcttgcatttttattttatggaggcAGCTgctttccttaaacctcaagaaccaacttctgctagcttcaaacttttcttctgaaacTTCCTCATCTTTCTcaagccttcacagaattgaagagggCTAGAGTCTTACCCTGAATTAGGCTtttgcttaagggaatgttgtggtttGTTTGCTCTTCTATTAAGGCCACTAAAATTTTCTCTAACAATaaggctgtttttctttcttatcattcGTGTGTTCACTGAATTAGCACTTTTGCTAATTGGCGCAAGAGGCcaagctttcagcctatctcagcttttgacacACTTTcccactaagcttaatcatttctagcttttgatttaaagtgagagacctATGACTCCTTCTTTCAGTTGAACAATTAGAGGTCActatagggttattaattggcctaatttcaatactggAGactagggaggcccaaggagaggaagAATGACAGGAATGGCTGGTCAGCAGAGCAGTCAGAAGTCATTCAACATTTATCCATTAAGTTTGTCATCTTATATGGGTGTCATTCATGGCActtaaaacaattacaatagtaacgtcaaagatcactgatcatagAGCACCACAAGAAATACAATAATGACAAGTTTGAAATCTTGTGAGAATTACCAACATGTGACAGATACGAAGTCACCACATGCTGATGGAAAAATGGTGCCCACAGACTTGCTTGACACATGGTTGCCATTaacc is part of the Pan paniscus chromosome 13, NHGRI_mPanPan1-v2.0_pri, whole genome shotgun sequence genome and harbors:
- the SPC25 gene encoding kinetochore protein Spc25 translates to MNDLSWASPSGAINTFGSQRRLWLLFRKELRIPECPVPPFSPRESKALSYIMVEDELALFDKSINEFWNKFKSTDTSCQMAGLRDTYKDSIKAFAEKLSVKLKEEERMVEMFLEYQNQISKQNKLIQEKKDNLLKLIAEVKGKKQELEVLTANIQDLKEEYSRKKETISTANKANAERLKRLQKSADLYKDRLGLEIRKIYGEKLQFIFTNIDPKNPESPFMFSLHLNEARDYEVSDSAPHLEGLAEFQENVRKTNNFSAFLANVRKAFTATVYN